Proteins encoded by one window of Erwinia pyrifoliae DSM 12163:
- the yedA gene encoding drug/metabolite exporter YedA — MTLRRAPKLLPLVAALFALYFIWGSTYLVIRIGVESWPPMMMAGLRFLLAGVVLLTLLLLRGEKLPPLRAAGNAALIGVLLLAMGNGAVTVAEHQHVPSGLAAVMVATVPLFAMCFSRLFGIATRWVEWLGIGIGLVGIILLNSGGHLAGNPWAALMILAGSMSWAFGSVWGSRVELPHGMMAGAIEMLAAGVVLLTASAINGEHLTQAPALNGLLALGYLSLFGSVIAINAYMFLIRNVSPAIATSYAYVNPVVAVLLGIAFAGESLTEREWQALGIIVLAVILVTLGKYFLPARPVVKTFEP; from the coding sequence ATGACACTACGCCGTGCGCCCAAACTGCTGCCTCTGGTGGCAGCGCTGTTTGCTCTCTACTTTATTTGGGGTTCTACCTATCTGGTTATCCGCATTGGCGTTGAAAGCTGGCCGCCGATGATGATGGCCGGGCTGCGCTTTTTACTGGCTGGCGTGGTGCTGCTGACTTTGCTGTTACTGCGGGGAGAGAAGCTTCCCCCGCTGCGCGCGGCCGGAAATGCGGCGCTGATTGGCGTACTGCTGCTGGCGATGGGCAACGGCGCGGTGACCGTAGCCGAGCACCAGCATGTCCCTTCCGGGCTGGCAGCAGTCATGGTCGCCACCGTGCCGCTGTTCGCCATGTGTTTCAGCCGGCTGTTTGGCATCGCGACACGGTGGGTTGAGTGGCTGGGGATCGGCATCGGGCTGGTCGGGATTATCCTGCTTAACAGCGGCGGACATCTGGCGGGCAATCCGTGGGCGGCGTTGATGATCCTCGCGGGGTCTATGAGCTGGGCGTTTGGTTCAGTATGGGGATCGCGCGTTGAACTGCCGCACGGCATGATGGCCGGAGCCATCGAAATGCTGGCCGCTGGCGTCGTGTTACTGACGGCAAGCGCCATCAATGGCGAACATTTGACGCAGGCACCGGCGCTTAATGGCCTGCTGGCGCTCGGTTACCTTAGCCTGTTCGGTTCAGTGATTGCCATCAACGCCTATATGTTCCTGATCCGCAATGTCAGCCCGGCAATCGCCACCAGCTATGCCTACGTTAATCCGGTGGTAGCGGTGCTGTTAGGTATTGCCTTTGCCGGTGAGAGCCTGACGGAGCGCGAATGGCAGGCGCTGGGCATTATCGTATTGGCGGTGATTCTGGTGACGCTGGGAAAATATTTTCTGCCGGCCAGGCCGGTGGTAAAAACCTTCGAGCCTTAA
- a CDS encoding DUF808 domain-containing protein, with the protein MAGSSLLTLLDDIATLLDDVAVMGKVAAKKTAGVLGDDLSLNAQQVSGMNASRELPVVWGVAKGSFLNKLILVPLALLISAFAPWAITPLLMVGGAYLCYEGVEKVLHSLHKNKSEETPEAREQRLLKVAQQDPAAFEKKKVKGAVRTDFILSAEIVAITLGIVSEAPLLNQVIILAGVAILVTIGVYGIVAAIVKIDDLGLWLKQKSASSAQAMGGLLLASAPWLMKTLTVVGTLAMFLVGGGIIVHGLPQLHHPIAEFSAEMPGLMAAVVNNLANLVLGFIVGSIVLWVVNRVGKMRQSSV; encoded by the coding sequence TTGGCTGGAAGTAGCTTATTGACCTTGCTGGATGATATTGCCACGCTGCTGGACGATGTTGCCGTTATGGGTAAAGTCGCAGCGAAGAAAACCGCCGGCGTGCTGGGTGATGACCTTTCGCTGAACGCACAACAGGTCAGCGGGATGAATGCCAGTCGTGAACTGCCGGTAGTATGGGGCGTGGCGAAAGGCTCGTTCCTTAATAAGCTGATTCTGGTACCGCTGGCGCTGCTGATCAGCGCCTTCGCCCCGTGGGCTATTACTCCGTTGCTGATGGTGGGGGGCGCATACCTTTGCTATGAAGGCGTGGAAAAGGTACTGCACAGCCTGCATAAGAACAAAAGCGAGGAGACGCCAGAGGCGCGGGAACAACGGCTGCTCAAGGTCGCGCAACAGGATCCGGCCGCTTTTGAGAAGAAGAAAGTGAAAGGGGCGGTGCGTACTGACTTTATCCTCTCGGCGGAAATTGTGGCAATCACTCTCGGCATTGTCTCCGAGGCACCGCTGCTTAATCAGGTCATTATCCTGGCAGGCGTGGCCATCCTGGTGACCATTGGCGTGTATGGCATTGTGGCAGCTATCGTGAAAATTGACGATCTCGGCCTGTGGCTGAAGCAAAAAAGCGCGTCGTCCGCTCAGGCGATGGGTGGGTTACTGTTGGCGTCGGCTCCCTGGCTGATGAAAACCCTGACGGTGGTCGGTACGCTGGCTATGTTCCTGGTCGGCGGCGGGATAATCGTACACGGGCTGCCGCAATTGCATCACCCGATTGCTGAATTCAGCGCGGAGATGCCTGGCCTGATGGCAGCAGTGGTCAATAATCTGGCTAATCTGGTACTGGGCTTTATCGTGGGTTCGATTGTGCTGTGGGTGGTAAATAGGGTTGGCAAAATGCGTCAGTCATCCGTATAA
- a CDS encoding YodC family protein codes for MDFTISDEVQHKEGGPAMIVTGFASGMVECRWYDGFSVRREAYSAEELLLKDSAAHLMS; via the coding sequence ATGGACTTTACGATAAGCGATGAAGTGCAGCACAAGGAGGGGGGGCCAGCAATGATTGTGACAGGTTTCGCCAGCGGCATGGTTGAGTGCCGCTGGTATGACGGTTTTAGCGTCCGGCGTGAGGCCTATAGCGCGGAGGAACTGTTGTTGAAGGATTCAGCAGCGCATCTGATGAGCTAA
- a CDS encoding DUF6388 family protein: protein MKTVEEYYAIAKELFLEAHPTLKSGIENLTTEQAATLGISLEQLQSMQKDRAYAAWVREKKLDGMLFAIQLAEPDKEVMVVAIEHYLHSHAEALGMSWEEFCLKNEL, encoded by the coding sequence ATGAAAACCGTTGAAGAATATTACGCCATCGCCAAAGAACTGTTTCTTGAAGCGCATCCGACGCTGAAATCCGGCATTGAAAATCTCACCACCGAACAGGCCGCCACGCTCGGTATCAGCCTGGAACAGCTACAGTCCATGCAAAAAGACCGCGCATATGCGGCCTGGGTCCGCGAAAAGAAACTCGACGGCATGCTGTTTGCTATCCAGCTGGCCGAGCCGGATAAAGAAGTGATGGTTGTGGCAATTGAGCACTATCTGCACTCCCATGCTGAAGCGCTGGGGATGAGCTGGGAAGAATTTTGTCTTAAAAACGAACTTTAA
- the yedD gene encoding lipoprotein YedD yields MKKWIIATVGAMVLNGCAELPNYSGAVKTPAPAELVGNWQTFGPQSGLVSDQAKASLLITAQGETLDCRQWQRVLAKPGKLTRADDQWVNVNTQQRVMPLELKGNELHYDRLILQKVAQPTAECQQQLDALKKPADKVKTR; encoded by the coding sequence ATGAAAAAGTGGATTATCGCTACGGTGGGAGCCATGGTTTTGAATGGTTGCGCAGAGCTGCCAAACTATTCCGGAGCGGTGAAAACGCCAGCCCCGGCCGAGCTGGTGGGCAACTGGCAAACCTTCGGGCCACAGAGCGGTCTGGTCAGTGACCAGGCGAAAGCCAGCCTGCTTATCACCGCACAGGGCGAAACGCTTGACTGCCGCCAGTGGCAGCGCGTGCTGGCAAAGCCCGGAAAGCTGACCCGGGCTGATGACCAGTGGGTTAACGTCAATACCCAGCAGCGTGTGATGCCGCTGGAGCTGAAAGGCAACGAGTTGCATTACGACAGGTTAATTTTACAGAAGGTTGCGCAGCCCACGGCCGAGTGTCAGCAGCAGCTCGACGCCCTGAAGAAGCCGGCTGACAAGGTTAAAACGCGCTAA
- the amyA gene encoding alpha-amylase, which translates to MSMRNLTLLQFFHWYYPTGGKLWPEAAERAPWLAEMGISAVWLPPAYKGESGGYSVGYDSYDLFDLGEFDQKGSRATKYGDKQQLLHAVETLKAHGVGVLLDVVLNHKMGADEKEQIQVNRVNPDNREEIDPEVLEAEAWTRFTFPARRGQYSQFTWDYKCFSGVDHIENPDENGVFKIVNDYTGEGWNQQVDDELGNFDYLMGANIDFRNHAVTEELKYWARWVMDEVHCSGFRLDAVKHIPAWFYKEWIEHVQEVAEEPLFIVAEYWSHEVDKLQQYIHQVEGKTMLFDAPLQMNFHRASKQGADYDLSQIFTNTLVAADPWHAVTLVANHDTQPLQALEAPVEPWFKPLAYALILLRENGVPVLFYPDLFGASYEDEGNDGEQYQIDIPIIAELEALVRARQLYAHGAQREWFDNPDCIAFSRSGTEELPGCVVIMSNSGAGEKTLELGGNFAGKQWYDYLGHVADRINSDEQGTAVFRCQPGSVSVWVIEQQPVAD; encoded by the coding sequence ATGTCTATGCGCAATCTCACGCTGTTGCAGTTTTTTCACTGGTATTACCCCACAGGCGGCAAACTTTGGCCGGAAGCGGCAGAACGTGCGCCGTGGCTGGCGGAGATGGGTATCAGCGCCGTCTGGCTGCCCCCGGCGTATAAAGGCGAATCCGGCGGTTATTCGGTGGGCTACGACAGCTACGATCTGTTTGACCTGGGAGAATTCGATCAAAAAGGTTCACGCGCCACCAAATACGGTGACAAACAGCAACTTTTGCACGCCGTTGAAACACTGAAAGCCCACGGCGTGGGGGTGCTCCTTGATGTGGTACTGAATCATAAAATGGGTGCCGACGAAAAAGAGCAGATACAGGTTAACCGCGTTAATCCGGATAATCGCGAGGAAATCGATCCCGAGGTGCTGGAGGCAGAGGCATGGACGCGCTTTACCTTTCCGGCACGTCGTGGTCAGTATTCGCAGTTTACCTGGGACTACAAGTGCTTCAGCGGCGTCGATCATATTGAAAACCCCGATGAGAACGGCGTGTTTAAAATCGTTAATGATTATACCGGCGAAGGCTGGAACCAGCAGGTGGATGACGAGCTGGGCAATTTCGATTATCTGATGGGTGCCAATATCGATTTCCGCAACCACGCGGTGACCGAGGAGCTAAAGTACTGGGCGCGTTGGGTCATGGATGAAGTGCACTGCAGCGGTTTTCGTCTCGACGCGGTGAAGCACATCCCTGCCTGGTTTTATAAAGAGTGGATTGAGCATGTGCAGGAGGTGGCCGAAGAACCGCTGTTTATCGTCGCGGAATACTGGTCACACGAGGTGGATAAGCTGCAGCAGTATATTCATCAGGTTGAAGGCAAAACCATGCTGTTTGACGCTCCGCTGCAGATGAACTTCCACCGTGCCTCAAAACAGGGAGCCGATTACGATCTCAGCCAGATATTCACCAATACGCTGGTGGCGGCCGACCCGTGGCATGCGGTGACCCTTGTTGCCAACCACGATACCCAGCCGCTCCAGGCGCTGGAAGCACCGGTAGAACCCTGGTTTAAGCCGCTGGCCTACGCGCTGATCCTGCTGCGTGAAAATGGAGTTCCCGTGCTGTTTTATCCCGACCTCTTTGGTGCCAGCTACGAAGATGAAGGCAACGACGGCGAACAGTATCAAATTGATATCCCGATCATTGCCGAACTTGAAGCGCTGGTGCGCGCCAGGCAGCTGTACGCCCACGGGGCGCAGCGCGAGTGGTTCGACAATCCTGACTGTATCGCCTTTTCCCGCAGCGGTACGGAAGAACTTCCCGGCTGCGTGGTGATAATGTCGAACAGCGGCGCGGGAGAGAAAACGCTGGAACTGGGGGGGAACTTCGCCGGAAAGCAGTGGTATGACTATCTCGGTCACGTTGCGGATCGGATAAACAGCGACGAACAGGGTACGGCGGTGTTTCGCTGCCAGCCCGGCAGCGTCAGCGTATGGGTCATTGAACAGCAGCCAGTCGCAGACTGA